GTCCTTCTCCTTGTCCCGCCGCCGCTCGCCCGAAACCACCAGCGCCCCGTCCTCCCCCACCTCCGCCTTGATCTCCTCCGGCTTTATCCCCGGCATGTCCACCACGTACACGTACGACTCCGGGTACTCCTTCACATCCGCCGGCGTCGCCGCCATCGCCTTCGCGTCCCGAACGTATGCTCGCGACGGCGTGTGCCTCCGCGGACTCTGATCTAGGCCGCCGCTCTCCTCCGCGATCTCGAAGTCCAGCATGTCTTGCAGGGCGAAGATGATGCCGGCGTCGAAACCCATGTTCCTGAAATCCCTCAAATCCATTTTTTTTCACTTCACAATTTTCAAGATTATGCAATAAAGAGAAGAGACGGTAAAATAAGTCGTCTGTGTTGGTTTAAATAGTAAGGGAGGTCTTGTTCTGAATAAGCGAGAAGCTGCTGGTGAGCTTCTGGTTAATGTCCGAAGCGGGTGAGTCTTCAAAAGTGACAGACCAATTAAAAAAGGTCAATTATGACGATTCAGTAGATGGTCTAGTCGTTGCTAGATGTGGATTAATCTGTTATTAGAAGGAACCGGGAGTCCGCTGTGATCGGAGCGTCACCCTGAGTACTCGGTGGTGTTTGTCTTCAGCCTTTGAAACGTGGCGGAGAAAAGCTCGACCGGCTTCCACGTAGCTGTTTTTTTGgaagagagaaatttttttggcgtattttaaatttttaatatatttatagaTTATTTCTATGTAGCAGTAAATTTTTGTGAGTCTATAAAAAAGATTATAGGCCAAATATTTAATTTCTGTTAAATCAAGATAATGAATATGTACATATTATGTGGtcatgtattattttttttaaaaattatctttCTTGAGAATATTAGTAACAGAAAAGtaaaataattttacctttgaTGAATTAATAgtaatattacaaattaaaagatATTTGTTGTGACACACAACAAAACGatctaaatgaaaaaaaaaaaaaagctagtcAAATGTTTCTTTTCCATTAATTCAATCATAGTATATccatatgaatttaaaaattttctattaatgtttacataattattaaatgatctaacTACAAAAAAGGTTTTTAACTTTTATAAGACGTTGCAAGCTTTCTCTTTATAATGATTAATCTCGAGCTTTGGTTATAAATTTACTTTTGACTTATTCGGATAGTGGGATTgatttttccaaaaaaagaagTTGGCATTGTGGAGAAGGCAAAGAATTTAAAAGATTATATAGTGACTTGTTCATTATTCATATATCTATTTTCTAACTACTAAACAGGTCCTAATATATCTATAACATTAATGAATATAACATTCATTTGTCATATGTTTAGTATTTAGAAAACACACATGCACAGGTGAATGTGCATTATCTTGATTTCTATACATGGTTTCTCCCATGTATATCGATCGCGGGGCAGGCACATATCGGGTTTCATTGCTAATAATGCTCCTACTATTTCGACGTTCCCACTCGTCGACGCCAAGTGATGAGGCGATGATCGCCTGGAATCCAATTCCCCGGCGAGAGCTCAGGCTTTCGACGCAAAATCTCTTTCGCAAAATCTGAATGCCCTAGCATTGCTGCTACCTGCAAAGGAGTCTCGGGGAAACAATTGACAATGTCTATCAAATATCAGTCCATCTTCTTGAAGCAATTCCAACAAGGAACTCGCACTCCCTTCAACTGCACCTCCATAGATCCTCTGCTCCATTCTCTGCCTCCCTCCCTCCATGCTAGTCAGCTATAAAAACGTACCGTTTGTCTTGtacactaaaaaatatttattgtaatttttttaaaacctttTAAGTAAAATTTGAGAAGCAATATAAGATAAATTTTTGGTCACTTATGAATGACGTTGTTTCGTAAGCGGGGtcaattttatatatgtatatatatatatatatatatatatatatatatatatatatataaattatgaatattttataatttttaaataatacatTTGAAGATAATTGTatcttattttattatgtattacaTACCCTCGTATGAACTAATATacatatgcaatttgctcaactcttgttcACTAATCATGTgtgaaacaaaaccgcaa
This genomic stretch from Malania oleifera isolate guangnan ecotype guangnan chromosome 3, ASM2987363v1, whole genome shotgun sequence harbors:
- the LOC131151727 gene encoding 18.8 kDa class II heat shock protein-like gives rise to the protein MDLRDFRNMGFDAGIIFALQDMLDFEIAEESGGLDQSPRRHTPSRAYVRDAKAMAATPADVKEYPESYVYVVDMPGIKPEEIKAEVGEDGALVVSGERRRDKEKDHKEGVKYVRMERRQGKFMRRFMLPENANADAISAVAQDGVLIVTVEKKRPEGKKKARCVEVKVG